One window of the Anomalospiza imberbis isolate Cuckoo-Finch-1a 21T00152 chromosome 12, ASM3175350v1, whole genome shotgun sequence genome contains the following:
- the CENPT gene encoding centromere protein T isoform X2 — MALAGAGAGGVEQPVLLADLLAELGLGQAQATNVALHLLHLHLQQRDDVALLVQLPQQLLRRGARRQRVRVIGGAALHRALLPRRRRRRRRYRHRQPHGAGPDGGGGPELHLHRQVDGLHVLGRAPCRGLGGGRGALRGSGGGGGGGAGAPGPLSLALVDAAQREDGGDPHQTGLSVENRSKSVRSTVAKQTLAVFPDLRNGTPRLMLKRVMQNQPQVSPLAPQISDHEDTQEAHSEVPSKRVSSMGELQLPDVAPEDTSITVFHMKKKRRKLSISEFERAAERRLLQYQAQSTLDSTIMTRSLHMSVGSLLAPDSVEKRGLLRRPKTRKAVDMEEFEGRVEQNMLKSKGQNDLVDSQSASGIRTSILTSDAEMMMNSTELFIQPQLDEKSQSKLSALEPHLSDSKTSAQRSLISDADQEEARLKGLVSSVSKNQGRTQRYSKSSSLDDEHVDRMTRVSPETPAEQGEEKQSHSQQSNPMAQIYFTEEVVCSAEHGASAGYSEDLEKKLAEKGELQITAARDSRGETEMAPSAGEELEEGSIGAHGSPRAEHEITRGIGAESLARHSHAFSSLNKPEMTPLNESEEQGDELQDQALMLNMDSSDSSDAEDEVEHLASQEVSMKTPAFVRAPAHNLLLSTPHVAEPAAPRSPMKLLQPKTVPKKLRASPKKPREPQMPRSLIKEIFRHFAKMPVARDAFQIVEKCSERYFKQLSNDLEAYTHHAGRKTVEAADLEVLMRRQGLVTDKMPLNVLIERFFPLEYRKLLIPVAMSGNKVIPCK; from the exons ATGGCGCTTGCGGGTGCCGGCGCTGGCGGCGTGGAGCAGCCGGTCCTTCTCGCGGATCTCCTCGCGGAGCTGGGCCTCGGCCAGGCGCAGGCGACGAATGTTGCCCTTCATCTCCTTCATCTTCACCTCCAGCAGCGCGATGATGTCGCGCTGCTCGTTCAgcttcctcagcagctcctccgACGTGGTGCCCGACGACAGCGAGTACGAGTGATCGGGGGGGCCGCCCTCCACCGGGCTCTcctcccccgccgccgccgccgccgccgccggtaCCGGCACCGGCAGCCGCACGGGGCTGGGCCCGATGGTGGCGGCGGCCCCGAGCTCCACCTGCACCGTCAGGTCGATGGGCTTCACGTCCTCGGCCGCGCCCCCTGCAGGGGCctcggcggcggccgcggggccctgcggggcagcggcggcggcggcggcggcggggcgggggcgccgGGCCCGCTGAGCCTTGCGCTCGTTGACGCCGCGCAGCGGGAAGATGGTGGGGACCCGCACCAG ACTGGATTGAGTGTAGAAAACAGGAGTAAATCTGTCAGAAGCACCGTGGCAAAGCAGACACTGGCAGTGTTCCCTGACCTCAGAAATGGCACACCACGGCTTATGCTCAAGAGAGTCATGCAGAACC AACCCCAGGTTTCACCGCTGGCACCTCAGATATCTGACCATGAAGACACACAAGAAGCTCATTCAGAAGTCCCATCTAAGAGGGTTTCCAGCAT GGGGGAATTGCAGCTGCCAGATGTTGCTCCTGAGGACACGTCTATCACTGTGTTCCAcatgaaaaagaagagaagaaaactcagcatttctgaatttgagagagcagcagagagacGACTTCTCCAGTACCAAG CTCAATCAACGTTGGACAGCACAATTATGACTCG ATCCCTTCATATGTCTGTGGGCTCCTTGCTGGCCCCAGACAGCGTAGAAAAGAGGGGCTTGCTCCGCAGGCCCAAAACCCGCAAGGCTGTTGACATGGAAGAGTTTGAAGGCAGAGTGGAACAGAACATGCTGAAGAGCAAAG GACAGAACGATCTTGTGGACTCACAGTCTGCATCTGGGATTCGAACAAGCATCCTGACAAGTGATGCAGAAATGATGATGAATAGCACAGAGCTCTTTATTCAGCCCCAGCTGGATGAAAAGAGCCAAAGTAAATTGTCTGCTCTTGAACCCCATCTGTCAGATTCAAAAACTTCAGCACAGAGGAGCCTGATTTCTGATGCAGATCAAGAAGAAGCAAGGCTGAAGGGCCTGGTATCCAGTGTGAGCAAAAACCAGGGAAGGACCCAAAGATACTCCAAGAGCTCAAGCCTTGATGATGAGCATGTTGACAGAATGACTCGTGTATCTCCAGAAACCCCTGCAGAAcaaggggaagaaaagcagtCTCATTCCCAGCAGAGTAACCCAATGGCACAGATTTATTTTACTGAAGAGGTGGTTTGCT CTGCAGAACATGGTGCAAGTGCTGGATATTCTGAAGATTTGGAAAAGAAACTGGCTGAAAAAGGAGAATTGCAGATAACTGCAGCACGGGACAGCAGAGGTGAAACAGAAATGGCTCCTTCAGCAGGAGAGGAACTGGAAGAAGGCAGCATTGGAGCCCACGGGTCTCCCAGAGCTG AACATGAGATTACCAGAGGCATTGGAGCTGAAAGTCTGGCCAGGCACTCACATGCCTTTTCCTCATTGAATAAACCTGAGATGACTCCATTAAATGAATCTGAGGAACAAGGAGATGAGCTACAGGACCAGGCTCTGATGCTAAATATGGATAGTTCAGATAGTTCAGATGCTGAGGATGAAGTTGAACACCTTGCAAGTCAAG AGGTTTCCATGAAGACTCCTGCGTTTGTCCGTGCTCCAGCCCACAACCTCCTGCTGTCAACACCACATGTTGCAGaacctgctgctcccag GTCTCCCATGAAGCTGTTGCAGCCTAAGACGGTTCCAAAGAAATTGAGAGCATCCCCGAAGAAACCACGGGAACCTCAAATGCCAAGGAGTTTGATAAAGGAGATATTCAGACATTTTGCTAAAATGCCAGTAGCCAGAGATGCATTCCAAATTGTTGAAAAATG CTCTGAGAGATACTTCAAGCAGCTGAGCAATGATCTGGAAGCTTACACCCATCATGCAGGGAGGAAGACAGTGGAGGCAGCTGACCTGGAAGTCCTCATGAGAAG GCAAGGGCTGGTGACAGACAAGATGCCGCTGAACGTGCTGATAGAGCGTTTCTTCCCTCTGGAGTACCGGAAGCTCCTCATTCCAGTTGCAATGAGTGGAAATAAAGTGATCCCCTGCAAGTGA
- the CENPT gene encoding centromere protein T isoform X1, with protein MALAGAGAGGVEQPVLLADLLAELGLGQAQATNVALHLLHLHLQQRDDVALLVQLPQQLLRRGARRQRVRVIGGAALHRALLPRRRRRRRRYRHRQPHGAGPDGGGGPELHLHRQVDGLHVLGRAPCRGLGGGRGALRGSGGGGGGGAGAPGPLSLALVDAAQREDGGDPHQTGLSVENRSKSVRSTVAKQTLAVFPDLRNGTPRLMLKRVMQNQPQVSPLAPQISDHEDTQEAHSEVPSKRVSSMGELQLPDVAPEDTSITVFHMKKKRRKLSISEFERAAERRLLQYQAQSTLDSTIMTRSLHMSVGSLLAPDSVEKRGLLRRPKTRKAVDMEEFEGRVEQNMLKSKGQNDLVDSQSASGIRTSILTSDAEMMMNSTELFIQPQLDEKSQSKLSALEPHLSDSKTSAQRSLISDADQEEARLKGLVSSVSKNQGRTQRYSKSSSLDDEHVDRMTRVSPETPAEQGEEKQSHSQQSNPMAQIYFTEEVVCSAEHGASAGYSEDLEKKLAEKGELQITAARDSRGETEMAPSAGEELEEGSIGAHGSPRAEHEITRGIGAESLARHSHAFSSLNKPEMTPLNESEEQGDELQDQALMLNMDSSDSSDAEDEVEHLASQEVSMKTPAFVRAPAHNLLLSTPHVAEPAAPSFPQRSPMKLLQPKTVPKKLRASPKKPREPQMPRSLIKEIFRHFAKMPVARDAFQIVEKCSERYFKQLSNDLEAYTHHAGRKTVEAADLEVLMRRQGLVTDKMPLNVLIERFFPLEYRKLLIPVAMSGNKVIPCK; from the exons ATGGCGCTTGCGGGTGCCGGCGCTGGCGGCGTGGAGCAGCCGGTCCTTCTCGCGGATCTCCTCGCGGAGCTGGGCCTCGGCCAGGCGCAGGCGACGAATGTTGCCCTTCATCTCCTTCATCTTCACCTCCAGCAGCGCGATGATGTCGCGCTGCTCGTTCAgcttcctcagcagctcctccgACGTGGTGCCCGACGACAGCGAGTACGAGTGATCGGGGGGGCCGCCCTCCACCGGGCTCTcctcccccgccgccgccgccgccgccgccggtaCCGGCACCGGCAGCCGCACGGGGCTGGGCCCGATGGTGGCGGCGGCCCCGAGCTCCACCTGCACCGTCAGGTCGATGGGCTTCACGTCCTCGGCCGCGCCCCCTGCAGGGGCctcggcggcggccgcggggccctgcggggcagcggcggcggcggcggcggcggggcgggggcgccgGGCCCGCTGAGCCTTGCGCTCGTTGACGCCGCGCAGCGGGAAGATGGTGGGGACCCGCACCAG ACTGGATTGAGTGTAGAAAACAGGAGTAAATCTGTCAGAAGCACCGTGGCAAAGCAGACACTGGCAGTGTTCCCTGACCTCAGAAATGGCACACCACGGCTTATGCTCAAGAGAGTCATGCAGAACC AACCCCAGGTTTCACCGCTGGCACCTCAGATATCTGACCATGAAGACACACAAGAAGCTCATTCAGAAGTCCCATCTAAGAGGGTTTCCAGCAT GGGGGAATTGCAGCTGCCAGATGTTGCTCCTGAGGACACGTCTATCACTGTGTTCCAcatgaaaaagaagagaagaaaactcagcatttctgaatttgagagagcagcagagagacGACTTCTCCAGTACCAAG CTCAATCAACGTTGGACAGCACAATTATGACTCG ATCCCTTCATATGTCTGTGGGCTCCTTGCTGGCCCCAGACAGCGTAGAAAAGAGGGGCTTGCTCCGCAGGCCCAAAACCCGCAAGGCTGTTGACATGGAAGAGTTTGAAGGCAGAGTGGAACAGAACATGCTGAAGAGCAAAG GACAGAACGATCTTGTGGACTCACAGTCTGCATCTGGGATTCGAACAAGCATCCTGACAAGTGATGCAGAAATGATGATGAATAGCACAGAGCTCTTTATTCAGCCCCAGCTGGATGAAAAGAGCCAAAGTAAATTGTCTGCTCTTGAACCCCATCTGTCAGATTCAAAAACTTCAGCACAGAGGAGCCTGATTTCTGATGCAGATCAAGAAGAAGCAAGGCTGAAGGGCCTGGTATCCAGTGTGAGCAAAAACCAGGGAAGGACCCAAAGATACTCCAAGAGCTCAAGCCTTGATGATGAGCATGTTGACAGAATGACTCGTGTATCTCCAGAAACCCCTGCAGAAcaaggggaagaaaagcagtCTCATTCCCAGCAGAGTAACCCAATGGCACAGATTTATTTTACTGAAGAGGTGGTTTGCT CTGCAGAACATGGTGCAAGTGCTGGATATTCTGAAGATTTGGAAAAGAAACTGGCTGAAAAAGGAGAATTGCAGATAACTGCAGCACGGGACAGCAGAGGTGAAACAGAAATGGCTCCTTCAGCAGGAGAGGAACTGGAAGAAGGCAGCATTGGAGCCCACGGGTCTCCCAGAGCTG AACATGAGATTACCAGAGGCATTGGAGCTGAAAGTCTGGCCAGGCACTCACATGCCTTTTCCTCATTGAATAAACCTGAGATGACTCCATTAAATGAATCTGAGGAACAAGGAGATGAGCTACAGGACCAGGCTCTGATGCTAAATATGGATAGTTCAGATAGTTCAGATGCTGAGGATGAAGTTGAACACCTTGCAAGTCAAG AGGTTTCCATGAAGACTCCTGCGTTTGTCCGTGCTCCAGCCCACAACCTCCTGCTGTCAACACCACATGTTGCAGaacctgctgctcccag ttttcctcaaAGGTCTCCCATGAAGCTGTTGCAGCCTAAGACGGTTCCAAAGAAATTGAGAGCATCCCCGAAGAAACCACGGGAACCTCAAATGCCAAGGAGTTTGATAAAGGAGATATTCAGACATTTTGCTAAAATGCCAGTAGCCAGAGATGCATTCCAAATTGTTGAAAAATG CTCTGAGAGATACTTCAAGCAGCTGAGCAATGATCTGGAAGCTTACACCCATCATGCAGGGAGGAAGACAGTGGAGGCAGCTGACCTGGAAGTCCTCATGAGAAG GCAAGGGCTGGTGACAGACAAGATGCCGCTGAACGTGCTGATAGAGCGTTTCTTCCCTCTGGAGTACCGGAAGCTCCTCATTCCAGTTGCAATGAGTGGAAATAAAGTGATCCCCTGCAAGTGA
- the PLLP gene encoding plasmolipin encodes MAGLPGAARARSASPGSPPALDGSFLLSPLGGLMGVQAVLGLLVWSLIAATTYHLHAAYGWVMFVSLFFWILTLLFFVTYLLQLHQKFYMIPWSLVLMIYNAVATVLYLTAFVTCAAAVQPTSWRQWDYNRRAAASFFACVTMITYGVSTFFSFRAWKGLGSNAATSQVADHA; translated from the exons ATGGCGGGGCtgcccggcgccgcgcgagcCCGGAGCGCCTCCCCGGGCTCCCCCCCGGCCCTGGACGGCTCCTTCTTGCTCTCGCCGCTCGGGGGGCTGATGGGCGTCCAGGCC GTGCTCGGTTTGCTGGTGTGGTCTCTCATCGCTGCCACAACGTACCACCTCCACGCGGCATATGGCTGGGTGATGTTTGTGTCCCTCTTCTTCTGGATACTAACACTTCTTTTCTTCGTGACTTACCTCCTGCAACTTCATCAGAAGTTCTACATGATCCCCTGGTCCCTCGTG ctgatGATCTACAACGCTGTGGCCACCGTGCTGTACCTCACCGCCTTCGTGACGTGCGCGGCCGCCGTGCAGCCGACGTCCTGGCGGCAGTGGGACTACAACCGCAGAGCCGCTGCCTCC TTCTTCGCCTGCGTCACGATGATCACCTACGGGGTGAGCACCTTCTTCAGCTTCCGCGCCTGGAAAGGGCTCGGCAGCAACGCGGCCACCAGCCAAGTGGCCGACCACGCGTAA